A single region of the Gasterosteus aculeatus chromosome 1, fGasAcu3.hap1.1, whole genome shotgun sequence genome encodes:
- the LOC120825918 gene encoding sushi domain-containing protein 6 — protein sequence MSASAPCPSPCGRVTLVCGLLLLASSPLLTAGRLSNCTHPLVLEHGGFRCDPSPCRGFPLKSSIHFFCEPGYHINNKVRVSRCRHGRWQPPIPACIPNREGPNMRSDDRVNNSMPSMATTAVGVSIFLLTTTACLVVKSRLIPCQSHSRRSSDQLDLMVDGLPVSLPSYEEAMYSSWGQRLPAFSAPGGPTQLLLAQEAPSCHPAALNNQDSSNRPPLPSPDNPPPPYEEVQSSQHRDRMGDGDIRPLRVAFSDDKDT from the exons ATGTCTGCGTCGGCCCCGTGTCCTTCGCCCTGTGGACGCGTCACCCTGGTATGTGGACTCCTGCTGCTGGCCTCCTCCCCGCTCCTCACAGCAG GCCGACTGAGTAACTGCACCCACCCGCTGGTGCTGGAGCACGGAGGGTTCCGCTGTGATCCGTCGCCATGTCGGGGTTTTCCCCTCAAGAGCTCCATTCACTTCTTCTGCGAGCCCGGCTACCACATCAACAACAAGGTCCGCGTGTCCAGGTGTCGCCATGGGAGGTGGCAGCCCCCGATCCCCGCCTGCATCCCCAACCGAG aggGTCCCAACATGCGCTCTGACGACAGAGTCAACAATTCAATGCCCAGCATGGCCACGACAGCAGTGGGCGTGTCCATCTTCCTGCTGACCACCACCGCCTGCCTGGTGGTCAAGTCCCGCCTTATCCCGTGTCAATCACACAG CCGGCGCTCTTCAGACCAGCTGGACCTGATGGTGGACGGACTTcccgtctccctcccctcctacgAGGAGGCGATGTACAGCAGCTGGGGGCAGCGCCTCCCCGCCTTCTCAGCGCCGGGGGGCCCCACCCAGCTCCTACTGGCTCAAGAGGCTCCCAGCTGTCACCCAGCGGCTCTCAACAATCAAGACAGCagcaaccgcccccccctgcccaGCCCCGACAACCCGCCGCCCCCGTACGAGGAGGTGCAGTCGTCACAACATAGGGACAGGATGGGGGACGGGGACATCCGGCCGCTCCGCGTCGCGTTTTCAGATGACAAGGACACTTGA
- the pak4 gene encoding serine/threonine-protein kinase PAK 4, which translates to MFTKKKKSRIQISAPSNFEHRVHTDFDEQEQKFVGLPRQWQSLIEDTAKRPKPFIDATVITTVEPRKTIVRGSKMGVGGSLTWLLDEFDTMSVTRSNSLRRGSPPIQPRKDSISSGGGGQENGDPHHRHYSHPDRDQHGPEHHQSSADPRQGPRAPHPQWDEAVQGRPQQQPRGQEPSRAHRGRPGSGPAPPPPHRDREHRERGQLAHRDQPGDLRPKSSYTVRDGSPQSPRDKRPLSGPNIRTPNLPMSEGVMKTTQQSTRPFNTYPRADSEGGRSPTGQPVRHQDSSPQNGPSGGSSQGSSSSKPPVSHPHPHHASHPSLAPESSQHPHTQQPSVPAPRPPAPSGPPVPGAPPQGRSPQREPQRVSHEQFRAALQMVVEPGDPRTYLDHYIKIGEGSTGIVCIATVKTTGKLVAVKKMDLRKQQRRELLFNEVVIMRDYHHENVVEMYNSYLVGDELWVVMEFLEGGALTDIVTHTRMNEEQIAAVCLSVLKALSVLHTQGVIHRDIKSDSILLTHDGRVKLSDFGFCAQVSKEVQRRKSLVGTPYWMAPELISRLPYGPEVDIWSLGIMVIEMVDGEPPYFNEPPLKAMKMIRDNLPPKLKNLHKVSPLLKGFLDRMLVRDPSQRASANELLKHPFLTKAGPPSCIVPLMRQNRMR; encoded by the exons ATGTTCACCAAAAAGAAGAAGTCTCGCATCCAGATTTCCGCTCCATCCAACTTTGAGCATCGCGTGCACACAGACTTTGACGAGCAGGAGCAGAAGTTTGTCGGGCTGCCGCGGCAATGGCAGTCTCTCATCGAAGACACGGCCAAAAGGCCCAAACCCTTCATCGACGCAACCGTCATCACTACTGTAGAGCCGCGCAAG ACAATTGTGCGTGGCAGCAAGATGGGCGTGGGCGGCTCACTGACCTGGCTGCTGGACGAATTTGACACCATGTCTGTGACTCGCTCAAACTCCCTGCGACGGGGTAGCCCCCCCATCCAGCCCCGCAAAGACTCGATctcctcaggaggaggagggcaggaaaACGGAGACCCTCACCATAGACACTACTCGCACCCGGACCG GGACCAACACGGGCCGGAACACCACCAGAGCTCAGCTGACCCACGCCAGGGTCCGCGTGCACCGCACCCTCAGTGGGATGAGGCGGTGCAGGGTCGGCCCCAGCAGCAGCCCCGGGGCCAGGAGCCCAGCCGGGCCCACAGGGGCCGGCCCGGCTCCGGCcctgctcctccaccacccCATAGAGACAGAGAGCACCGGGAGCGGGGTCAG CTGGCTCACAGGGATCAACCCGGTGACCTCCGGCCAAAGTCCAGCTACACGGTACGGGACGGCAGCCCGCAGTCTCCCAGGGACAAGAGGCCTCTCTCTGGGCCCAACATCCGCACCCCGAACCTGCCGATGAGTGAGGGCGTGATGAAGACCACCCAGCAGAGCACACGGCCGTTCAACACCTACCCGAGGGCGGACAGCGAGGGCGGACGGAGCCCCACAGGACAG CCGGTCCGACACCAGGACTCGTCCCCCCAAAACGGCCCCTCCGGCGGCTCCTCCCaaggctcctccagctccaagCCCCCCGTAAGCCACCCGCACCCTCATCACGCTTCCCACCCAAGCCTGGCCCCCGAGTCCAGCCAGCACCCTCACACCCAGCAGCCCAGCGTTCCGGCCCCGCGGCCCCCTGCGCCCTCTGGGCCCCCGGTGCCGGGCGCTCCGCCCCAGGGCCGCTCTCCGCAGAGGGAACCGCAGAGGGTTTCCCACGAGCAGTTCAGAGCGGCACTGCAGATGGTGGTGGAGCCCGGCGATCCGCGGACCTACCTGGACCACTACATTAAGATCGGGGAGGGGTCAACGGGGATCGTGTGCATCGCCACAGTGAAGACCACCGGGAAGCTGGTGGCCGTGAAGAAGATGGACTTGAGGAAGCAGCAGCGCAGAGAACTGCTCTTcaatgag GTGGTGATCATGCGGGACTATCACCATGAGAACGTGGTGGAGATGTACAACAGCTACCTGGTGGGAGACGAGCTCTGGGTGGTCATGGAGTTCCTGGAGGGCGGAGCGCTCACCGACATCGTGACACACACCAG GATGAATGAGGAGCAGATCGCCgcggtgtgtttgtctgtcctGAAGGCTCTGTCCGTCCTCCACACACAGGGTGTGATCCACAGAGACATCAAGAGCGACTCCATCCTCCTCACCCACGATGGCCGA gTGAAGCTGTCAGACTTTGGCTTCTGCGCACAGGTGTCTAAGGAAGTGCAAAGAAGGAAGTCTCTGGTGGGGACACCTTACTGGATGGCACCAGAGCTTATATCCAGGCTGCCCTATGGACCAGAG GTGGACATCTGGTCTCTGGGCATCATGGTCATAGAGATGGTGGACGGGGAGCCGCCGTACTTCAACGAGCCGCCGCTCAAAGCCATGAAGATGATCCGAGACAACCTTCCCCCCAAACTCAAGAACCTGCACAAG GTCTCCCCTCTGCTGAAAGGCTTTCTGGACAGAATGTTGGTGCGAGATCCATCTCAGAGGGCCTCTGCCAACGAGCTCCTCAAACACCCCTTCCTGACGAAGGCAGGGCCGCCGTCCTGCATCGTCCCTCTGATGAGGCAGAACCGGATGAGATGA